Below is a window of Anaerobacillus alkaliphilus DNA.
TTAAAAATATTAAAATTAATAGTAAGGTTACACCAGTATTTTTTCTCTTAATCACAAAAATGCCCCCTTATTAACAAAACTTTTCCATTTAGGGTGTTTCTTACACACTATACTAATAATGACTAATTGACAACCATTTACTATCTTTTCTATATCTAATATATATTACTTTGGACATGTTTTAGTACAATTTTTTGCCATTTTAACTGGTTTATCCATGCCTTATCTATTTAACTAAGAAATATCCAAAAAAAATGGGTGAATATCCAAACAGGTACCTACCTTTTGCATAGCATAATATTGTATCACAACAAGAAGTGAATTAACTTTTGAGGGAGGAAATAAACTATGTACGGATATGGTTGTACTGACCCATGCGGATTTGGCTATGCAGCACCTGCTTACGCAGCGCCTGTTGCACCAAGAGGAACTGGCTTTGCGTTAATTGTTGTTCTATTCATTTTATTAATTATTGTGGGAGCTGCTTGGTTATAGTAGCATAATGTAACAATTTTTTTAGGAAACGAGAGGTCTACTTCTCGTTTCTTTCTTTCTTTACCCATAATTGTATAGTATAATCATGAAACATAATAGTACACATTCTAGAGATAGTAAGGGGTTGAAAGAATATGATAACAATGAAAGATGTAATAAAAGAGGGACATCCTACATTACGTAAAATCGCCGAAGAGGTCTCATTACCAGCGTCACAAGAAGATAAAGAAATATTGCAAAAGATGATGGAGTTCTTACATAACAGTCAAAATCCCGAAATAGCTGAAAAGTATAAATTAAGACCTGGTGTAGGCATTGCCGCTCCACAAATTAACGTTTCTAAACGAATGATTGCGGTTTTAACAACCGATCAAAATGATAATCTATATGAATATGCCTTATTTAATCCAAAGATCATTAGTCACTCAGTTGAATTGACACAACTAGAGAACGGTGAAGGCTGTCTATCAGTTGATCGTGATGTACCCGGACTCGTACCTCGATACTCAAGAATAACTGTACAGGCAACTACTCTCGAAGGAGAAGACATATCATTACGGTTAAGAGGGTTTCCGGCCATCGTTTTTCAACATGAAATTGATCACTTAAATGGTGTTATGTTTTACGACAGAATTGAAGAGGAAAAAGATCCTTTTAGTAAACCAGTTCCACAAGCTTTTCTTTAGGTCTTAGGAGATAGACTCTACTGTCTGTCTTCTTTTTTGTTTGTTTCTATATCAGATAATAGAAACGCTTATCATTTAATTTCCATTCATGAGTTCTCCGTTGTAACGCATACTAACTCTAAGAAACCTGTATGAGTTAAAGGGGGATTTTCATGTTTAAAAAGTGGCGCGAAAAATTATTAAAACGGTGTCGTGACCTTCTACCAAAGAACCGTCTTTTGGAAACCTAACTTAACTACAGCCATATTTTCTTGGCTAAATTTGTTATCTAAAGAAAAATCATGTATGATGCTTATTATCATTGTTTTATTGAAATTAACCTATATTGTTCATATATTGACATGAAACAAAAAGAAAAACATGAAAAAAAATCCAGTATCATTTATAATAATGAAAGATAAATTAACGATTTAAGGAGAGGTTCAAATGATTTATAAAGTATTGTTCCAAGAAAGAGTGACAGAAGTACCTGTTCGTGAAAAAACTAAATCAATATACGTTGAAGCAAGTTCTGAAATGGAAGTAAGAAAAAAATTAGCTTCAAGAGCTTATAATATTGAATTTGTACAACCAGTAGAAAATGAATTCCTAGAGTATGAAAAGCAGAATGAAAATTTTAAAGTGGAGATTATATAGATTATGAAGCAAGTTAAAAACAATCAAACAGCCGTTTTTGCCCTAGGTGGGTTAGGCGAAATTGGAAAAAACACATACGCAGTACAATTTCAAGATGAGATTATCCTCATTGATGCAGGAATAAAGTTTCCTGAAGATGAGTTACTTGGAATTGATTATGTCATTCCTGATTATACGTATATTGTTAAAAATGTAGATAAGATAAAAGGACTGTTTATTACACATGGTCACGAAGATCATATCGGTGGGATTCCTTACCTATTAAGACAAGTTAATATTCCAATCTATGGTGGAAAATTGGCACTAGGACTACTAAAAGGGAAGTTAGAAGAGCATGGACTGCTCAGAAAAACGAAACTAATAGAGATTAAAGAAGATGACATTATCAAATTTGAAAAAGTATCGGTAACTTTCTTTCGTACCACACATAGTATTCCTGACTCATACGGAATTGTGGTTAAGACACCTCCAGGTAACATCGTTCATACAGGGGATTTTAAATTCGATTTCACCCCAGTTGGAGAGCCTGCGAATCTAACAAAAATGGCACAAATTGGACAAGAAGGTGTACTTTGTCTCTTATCTGATAGTACGAATAGTGAAGTTCCAGGTTTCACTATGTCAGAAAGAAGAGTCGGGGAAAGCATTGATACTATTTTTCGTAAGGTAGATGGTCGAGTGATCTTCGCTACTTTCGCATCAAATATTCATCGCTTACAGCAGGTTGTCGAGTCGGCAGTAGCTAATAACCGTAAAGTAGCAGTATTTGGAAGAAGTATGGAGA
It encodes the following:
- a CDS encoding DNA-dependent RNA polymerase subunit epsilon yields the protein MIYKVLFQERVTEVPVREKTKSIYVEASSEMEVRKKLASRAYNIEFVQPVENEFLEYEKQNENFKVEII
- the def gene encoding peptide deformylase; this encodes MITMKDVIKEGHPTLRKIAEEVSLPASQEDKEILQKMMEFLHNSQNPEIAEKYKLRPGVGIAAPQINVSKRMIAVLTTDQNDNLYEYALFNPKIISHSVELTQLENGEGCLSVDRDVPGLVPRYSRITVQATTLEGEDISLRLRGFPAIVFQHEIDHLNGVMFYDRIEEEKDPFSKPVPQAFL
- a CDS encoding YjcZ family sporulation protein; this encodes MYGYGCTDPCGFGYAAPAYAAPVAPRGTGFALIVVLFILLIIVGAAWL